In the genome of Brachypodium distachyon strain Bd21 chromosome 3, Brachypodium_distachyon_v3.0, whole genome shotgun sequence, the window AAAAGTTCATGATTGCTTTTCTAAAATAATGTAgttttgtgtatttttttaattgaaacatGTTCTGTTCCACCGTTCttaaaacaaattatttataAGACAAATACACCGTCTCCTTGTTGAAGATGTCTTTTGTTTGGGCCCAACGGTTTGGTCTTCGTCTGTTGAATCTAACCCTTTAGAATGAAAATCCTTGATCTAGCTTTCCCTAGTTGGGCCACACAATGTTGATGTGTGTTCATCCTATTTCTTGAAAGTGCAGCTTCTGGAAGATAAAGATGTGGGTCAGACAATGTTTATGATCTTTATAGGTTGGTTCGACCGTCGCTAGTTCTTTGATAGTTGGGTGCATTTGCTTATTTTGGAATTCTCTTATACCCCGTTTGTAATAATTTTTAGTGTGTGCATCGTCTAGACGTAGAGGCAATaaaagtactccctcggtcacatattaagtgccgaagtattacatatatctaatctatctaaacgtattttagtatatagatacatccatatttaaacaaattaatttgATTCACTTAAGAAGTATAGAATTTCTTCctaggaaaaacaaaatcgaGAGAACCACCCTCAAGTAGCATTTTGAGAGACAGAGGAGATAAGCCATCAACCATTTCCCTCCACAAACAAAGCAGATATTCCATGTCTGACACCCTAGCAGCAGCCCCGCTCCCGGCGTCCCTCGCGGAGgcgccggctccggcgaccGTGTCCCAAGCCATGTCCAAGGTCATGGAGAAAGGCAAGGTGAGTAAACTACATGCATGGGTGTATATGATAATTCTGCCTGAGGATTCATTCATTTACTGTTGCATCCATCGATCCATGCATATGTATGGCGCAGACGGCGTTCATCCCGTACATCACGGCGGGCGACCCGGACCTGggcacgacggcggcggcgctgcgtcTGCTGGACTCGCTGGGAGCCGCCGTCGTCGAGCACGGCATGCCGTCGGCGGACCCCTCCGCCGACGGGCCCACCATCCGGGCCTCCGCGCagcgcgcgctcgccgccggcgccacggaGGACGCCGTCATGGCCATGCTCGCCGAGGTCACGCCGGGGCTCTCCTGCCCCGTCGTCATCTTCTCCTACTTCGGGCCCATCGCGCGCCGCGGGGCCGCTgagttcgccgccgccgtcaaaCAGTCCGGTGCCAAAggtatattactccctccgatccatattacttgtttcGACGAGTAATTCCggctggagggagtagttgaatCAGCTATAAGCGGTTAAATCTTACTACTGCTAATTGATCGAAGCCCACACGTAAATTCTCTTCAAAATATTACTACTACAGTACTACTATTACTATGTTAAAATGCGAGTAACTGCTAATTAGTACTGCTACTATGAATGTTAATTAAACCGATCGAAGCTGTATATATGGAGTATGAAGTATACATCCATATGCATGAAATTTGGTAATTTGAAATGAAACTTTTTAAACATTGTGACAACACAAATTAATGGTTTACCCTACTAGTAGTAATTGACATTTACTAATTGCATGTGTCATGTCATGTGTGTTCCAGGACTTATTGTACCCGATCTTCCTTACGACGAGACGAGTGCTTTCAGGGATGAAGCCATCAAGAATGGCCTGGAGCTGGTAATTTGCAGGCCCCTGATCAACATTTA includes:
- the LOC100843076 gene encoding indole-3-glycerol phosphate lyase, chloroplastic, whose product is MSDTLAAAPLPASLAEAPAPATVSQAMSKVMEKGKTAFIPYITAGDPDLGTTAAALRLLDSLGAAVVEHGMPSADPSADGPTIRASAQRALAAGATEDAVMAMLAEVTPGLSCPVVIFSYFGPIARRGAAEFAAAVKQSGAKGLIVPDLPYDETSAFRDEAIKNGLELVLLTTPSTPAERMKEITEASGGFVYLVSVDGVTGARANVNPQVKDLLKEIKQVTDKAVAVGFGISTPDHVRQIAEWGADGVIIGSAMVKQLGEAASPSEGLKRLEVYARSLKDALP